The proteins below are encoded in one region of Pirellulales bacterium:
- a CDS encoding rod shape-determining protein, translating into MLERFFGVLGSDLAIDLGTANTQIGVAGEGVVLDEPSVVAVEEGTTRIVAGGRAVGHLAKQMLGRTPGSISVVRPLSAGVITDFELCEAMLRYFFRKAQRGAWSRGPRALVAVPGSITPVEKRAVYNSAHRAGARQVFLVSEAIAAAVGAGLPITEPVASMICDLGGGTTEVAVLSLGDVVAATSVRVGGDRMDQAIADYLRRKHNLRIGLATAEQLRIDIGSAAPLAKELDTEVRGLDATTGLPRRFELTSVELREALSGPLDDILDCVKTTLDGCSPDLAADLVDHGITVCGGAALLRQFDVLLAERIGLPARILPEARTIVATGMLTLLEDLAEWQQMLQSSDDDV; encoded by the coding sequence ATGCTTGAACGATTCTTCGGCGTGCTAGGTTCCGACCTGGCCATTGATCTCGGCACCGCCAATACGCAAATCGGCGTAGCGGGCGAAGGCGTCGTCCTCGACGAGCCCTCGGTCGTCGCCGTCGAGGAAGGAACCACGCGCATCGTCGCCGGCGGCCGCGCCGTCGGCCACCTCGCCAAGCAAATGCTCGGCCGCACGCCGGGCTCGATCTCAGTCGTGCGGCCGCTGTCGGCCGGTGTCATCACCGATTTCGAGCTGTGTGAAGCGATGCTGCGCTACTTCTTCCGCAAGGCACAGCGCGGCGCCTGGTCGCGCGGGCCACGGGCATTAGTCGCCGTGCCGGGCTCGATCACGCCCGTCGAAAAGCGCGCCGTGTACAACAGCGCCCATCGCGCCGGCGCGCGGCAGGTTTTTCTGGTCAGCGAGGCGATCGCGGCCGCAGTCGGCGCCGGACTGCCGATCACCGAGCCCGTGGCCAGCATGATCTGCGATCTCGGCGGCGGCACCACCGAGGTGGCCGTGCTCAGCCTGGGAGACGTCGTCGCCGCTACCTCGGTCCGCGTCGGCGGCGACCGCATGGACCAGGCGATTGCGGATTATCTGCGCCGCAAACATAACCTGCGCATCGGGCTGGCCACGGCCGAGCAATTGCGGATCGACATCGGTAGCGCCGCACCTTTGGCCAAGGAACTCGACACCGAAGTCCGCGGCCTCGACGCGACGACCGGCCTGCCGCGGCGATTCGAACTGACGAGCGTCGAGCTGCGCGAGGCGCTCTCGGGCCCACTCGACGACATTCTCGATTGCGTCAAGACGACGCTCGACGGTTGCAGCCCCGACCTGGCGGCCGACCTGGTGGACCACGGCATCACGGTCTGCGGCGGCGCGGCACTGTTGCGGCAGTTTGATGTACTGCTGGCCGAACGCATCGGACTGCCGGCGCGGATCCTGCCCGAGGCCCGCACGATCGTCGCCACCGGCATGCTGACTTTGCTCGAAGACCTGGCCGAGTGGCAGCAGATGCTGCAGTCGAGTGACGATGATGTTTGA
- the lnt gene encoding apolipoprotein N-acyltransferase: protein MPSVKSRENDVRKPGTSRRASNASRPEHDAQDARRRSAITLGWGLLGSLLLWLSLPPVGWWPLAWIAPVPWLALVRRRELPGRRPYPALYLAGLAFWLGALHWLRLPHPETSLGWIALSGYLGCYLPVFVALSRVAVHELRISILIAAPAIWAGLELAQSHLLTGINIATPGHSQYRWIELIQISDLAGGYGVSFVIMFVAACLVRMLSIDGARRVFWPLVAAAMMLAATLTYGHFRMAGEHLRPGLKIALIQGSIDSEMKSDPKQAEKIHEQYLALSDRAVREHRDLDLIVWPETMFREPLRSYTPDVRPPEGVDWTKADLQSVIDDLDLALAHMADRYKVPMLLGMDTIIYGDRNVDRYNSAVLIDKAGRVEDRYDKMRPIMFGEYIPLGTYIPWLYKLTPLADGLDCGTRPKSLSVAGVRIAPNICFETLLPHFIRGQVQQLRAEDAEPDLLVNLTNDGWFWGSSELDMHLMCGVFRAVECRKPMVIAANTGFSAVIDADGRILAQGPRRATDVLAYDVQLDSRRSPYVAFGDWGAGICLLFGVALGAVGIWRSHDRARKSSSATT, encoded by the coding sequence ATGCCCAGCGTGAAGTCGCGCGAAAACGACGTTCGCAAGCCCGGCACGAGTCGACGCGCGTCGAACGCCTCGCGTCCAGAGCACGACGCACAAGACGCCCGCCGGCGCAGCGCGATCACGCTTGGCTGGGGATTGTTGGGAAGCTTGCTTCTCTGGTTGTCGCTACCGCCGGTTGGCTGGTGGCCTCTCGCCTGGATCGCGCCGGTGCCGTGGCTTGCGCTGGTTCGCCGCCGCGAGCTGCCAGGGCGCCGTCCTTATCCCGCGCTGTATCTGGCAGGCCTGGCGTTCTGGCTCGGCGCGCTGCACTGGCTGCGGCTGCCTCATCCCGAGACGAGCCTCGGCTGGATCGCACTATCGGGCTATCTCGGTTGCTACTTGCCTGTCTTCGTGGCGCTATCGCGCGTGGCGGTTCACGAGCTGCGCATTTCGATCCTTATCGCGGCCCCTGCGATCTGGGCCGGGTTGGAGCTCGCGCAGTCGCACCTGTTGACGGGCATCAATATCGCCACGCCCGGCCACAGCCAGTACCGCTGGATCGAACTGATTCAAATCAGCGACCTGGCCGGCGGCTATGGTGTGAGTTTCGTCATCATGTTCGTGGCCGCCTGCCTGGTACGGATGCTATCGATCGACGGCGCGCGGCGCGTGTTTTGGCCCCTCGTGGCGGCCGCCATGATGCTCGCCGCCACGCTCACCTACGGCCACTTTCGCATGGCCGGCGAGCATTTGCGTCCCGGTTTGAAGATCGCGCTCATCCAGGGCTCGATCGATTCGGAAATGAAGTCCGATCCCAAACAAGCGGAGAAAATTCACGAACAATACCTGGCCCTCTCGGATCGCGCGGTGCGCGAACACAGGGACCTCGACCTGATCGTCTGGCCCGAGACGATGTTCCGCGAGCCGCTGCGCAGCTACACGCCCGACGTGCGACCGCCCGAGGGTGTCGACTGGACGAAAGCCGACTTGCAGAGCGTGATCGACGATCTCGACCTGGCACTAGCGCACATGGCCGATCGCTACAAAGTGCCCATGCTCTTGGGCATGGACACGATCATCTACGGCGACCGAAACGTCGACCGCTACAACTCGGCCGTCCTCATCGACAAGGCGGGCCGCGTCGAAGATCGCTACGACAAGATGCGGCCCATCATGTTCGGCGAGTACATCCCCTTGGGCACGTACATCCCTTGGCTGTACAAGTTGACGCCGCTGGCCGACGGGCTCGATTGCGGAACAAGACCTAAATCGCTTTCGGTCGCCGGCGTGCGCATCGCGCCGAATATCTGCTTTGAAACCTTGCTCCCGCATTTCATTCGCGGCCAGGTCCAACAGCTGCGCGCCGAAGACGCCGAGCCGGACTTGCTCGTGAACCTGACCAATGACGGCTGGTTCTGGGGCTCGAGCGAATTGGATATGCACCTGATGTGCGGCGTCTTCCGCGCCGTCGAATGCCGTAAGCCCATGGTGATCGCGGCCAATACCGGCTTCTCGGCCGTGATCGACGCCGATGGCCGGATCCTGGCCCAGGGACCGCGCCGCGCGACCGACGTCCTGGCCTACGACGTCCAGCTCGATAGCCGCCGCAGTCCGTACGTGGCGTTCGGCGATTGGGGCGCCGGAATCTGCCTGCTGTTTGGCGTAGCCCTAGGCGCAGTAGGCATCTGGCGATCTCACGATCGGGCACGGAAGAGCTCTTCGGCGACCACCTAG
- the glp gene encoding gephyrin-like molybdotransferase Glp translates to MLSVDEALALVLAQCVTLPRREIALAEADGAILAEDVASDLDSPPYDKSVVDGYAIIAEDLASGEASLVILEEVVAGDVPTVAVERGTATRIMTGAPMPPGADAVVMVERTEHRPHESQPQGATSLGRVVIRDAGVRAGRNILRRGTSLRAGDTVLRAGTQLRAAEIGLLAEVGRVRIQVASRPTVAILPTGNELIEPHETPAAGQIRNSNGLLLASAVRADGGDPVVLPIARDNESDLREKIARGLENDMLILSGGVSAGVLDLVPRVLADLGVEQVFHKLNLKPGKPLWFGVARGRHRPTLVFGLPGNPVSSFVCAELFVRPAIDHLCGRTGGGRQSKTARLETDYQQRGDRHTFLPAIYRVGNDAIARVAPVTWHGSADLRGLTAANALVSLPAGDRLVKAGESVTVRLLGDSR, encoded by the coding sequence ATGCTTTCGGTCGACGAAGCCCTGGCACTCGTTCTCGCGCAATGCGTAACACTGCCACGACGCGAAATAGCGCTGGCCGAAGCCGATGGCGCGATCCTGGCCGAAGACGTGGCCAGCGATCTCGATTCGCCCCCTTACGACAAATCGGTCGTCGATGGCTACGCCATAATCGCCGAGGATCTGGCTTCGGGCGAGGCCTCGCTCGTGATCCTCGAAGAAGTCGTCGCTGGCGACGTGCCGACCGTTGCCGTGGAACGCGGCACGGCCACGCGCATCATGACCGGCGCCCCCATGCCGCCGGGCGCCGACGCCGTGGTCATGGTCGAACGCACCGAGCACCGGCCGCATGAATCGCAGCCGCAGGGTGCAACGTCGCTGGGGCGCGTGGTCATCCGCGACGCCGGCGTACGCGCCGGGCGAAATATCCTGCGTCGCGGCACATCGCTGCGCGCGGGCGACACTGTGCTGCGCGCCGGCACGCAATTGCGCGCTGCCGAGATCGGCCTGTTGGCCGAAGTGGGCCGCGTACGCATACAGGTCGCGTCCCGGCCGACCGTTGCCATCCTGCCGACCGGTAACGAGCTGATCGAACCGCATGAAACACCTGCGGCCGGACAGATACGCAACTCGAACGGACTATTACTCGCGTCGGCCGTGCGCGCAGACGGTGGCGATCCGGTGGTGTTGCCCATCGCGCGCGACAATGAATCCGACCTGCGCGAGAAAATCGCCCGCGGACTGGAAAACGATATGCTGATCCTGTCCGGCGGCGTGTCGGCCGGCGTACTGGACCTGGTCCCACGCGTGCTCGCCGATCTCGGCGTTGAACAAGTCTTCCACAAGCTAAACCTCAAGCCGGGCAAGCCTCTGTGGTTTGGCGTGGCACGCGGCCGCCACCGCCCGACCCTGGTCTTCGGCCTGCCCGGCAATCCGGTCAGCAGCTTTGTCTGTGCCGAATTGTTCGTACGCCCGGCGATTGACCATCTTTGCGGCCGCACGGGCGGCGGTCGGCAGTCGAAGACCGCGCGGCTGGAAACTGATTATCAGCAGCGCGGGGACCGCCACACCTTCTTGCCGGCCATTTATCGGGTCGGGAATGATGCGATCGCCCGGGTCGCCCCCGTCACATGGCACGGCTCGGCCGACCTGCGTGGGCTGACCGCGGCCAATGCGCTCGTTTCATTGCCCGCCGGCGATCGGCTCGTTAAAGCGGGCGAAAGCGTGACGGTCCGCCTGCTGGGCGACTCGCGTTAG
- a CDS encoding aminodeoxychorismate/anthranilate synthase component II, whose amino-acid sequence MILLIDNYDSFTYNLVQRLGEIDPSLALEVRRNDQITLDEIAALAPSHLIVSPGPCTPSEAGISVECIQRFASEIPTLGVCLGHQSIGQAFGAEIVRARRLMHGKTDLVYHDDRGLFAGLENPFQATRYHSLVIRPGTLSDEFEMCAWCDGPDGEKEIMGIRHRSYPLHGLQFHPESFLTPRGSDMLRAFLAIRRPVATVARGK is encoded by the coding sequence ATGATCCTGTTGATCGATAACTACGACTCGTTCACGTACAATCTCGTGCAGCGGCTGGGCGAGATCGACCCGTCGCTGGCGCTTGAGGTGCGCCGCAACGACCAGATCACGCTCGACGAGATCGCGGCCCTCGCTCCGTCGCATTTGATCGTTTCGCCCGGCCCGTGCACGCCCAGCGAGGCTGGCATCTCGGTCGAGTGCATTCAACGCTTCGCGTCGGAAATCCCCACGCTCGGCGTGTGTCTCGGGCATCAATCGATCGGCCAGGCATTCGGCGCCGAGATCGTCCGCGCCCGCCGCCTGATGCACGGCAAGACGGACCTCGTGTACCACGACGATCGCGGCTTGTTCGCGGGTCTGGAGAATCCCTTTCAGGCCACGCGCTATCACAGCCTGGTGATTCGCCCCGGCACGCTCTCCGACGAATTCGAGATGTGTGCCTGGTGCGATGGTCCCGACGGCGAAAAAGAAATTATGGGCATCCGCCACCGCAGCTACCCGCTACACGGATTGCAGTTCCATCCCGAAAGTTTTCTGACGCCGCGTGGCAGCGACATGCTGCGCGCGTTTTTGGCGATTCGTCGGCCGGTAGCTACCGTGGCACGCGGCAAGTAA
- a CDS encoding NAD(P) transhydrogenase subunit alpha: protein MWGAALWGALPAIIIAVLVTVAGAEEAVPMAADMTSAAAEHARPALDYWSMLFVFVLATFVGLGVIRRVSRLLYTPLMSLTNAISAIAVVGSIIVTGSNYPAPIRLLGAIALFASMTNIVSGFLITDRMLKMFKHSQPGGGEST, encoded by the coding sequence TTGTGGGGGGCTGCATTGTGGGGGGCACTGCCGGCGATCATCATCGCTGTCCTGGTCACGGTTGCCGGCGCTGAAGAAGCCGTGCCAATGGCCGCGGACATGACCTCCGCGGCCGCCGAACATGCCCGCCCAGCGCTCGACTACTGGTCGATGCTGTTTGTCTTCGTGCTCGCCACGTTTGTGGGCTTGGGCGTGATTCGCCGCGTATCGCGGCTTCTGTATACGCCGCTCATGTCGCTGACGAACGCCATCTCGGCGATCGCGGTGGTCGGCTCGATCATCGTTACCGGCTCCAATTATCCGGCGCCGATTCGCTTGCTGGGCGCGATCGCGCTTTTTGCCTCGATGACGAACATCGTCAGCGGATTCTTGATCACCGACCGCATGCTGAAGATGTTCAAGCACAGCCAGCCCGGCGGCGGAGAATCGACATGA